The Methylobacterium sp. PvR107 genome contains a region encoding:
- a CDS encoding phasin family protein, whose translation MDSETVTQFPTAPPAEALKTGIGIWRAFAVDLPLRVAAETMRFTSRRFQARADHLAALAACASLKDAFELQTAFVTKSMAEYQAEAATLSHEVSEAAALKAA comes from the coding sequence ATGGATTCCGAGACCGTGACTCAATTTCCGACAGCGCCGCCGGCCGAAGCACTCAAGACAGGCATCGGCATCTGGCGTGCCTTCGCGGTCGACCTGCCGCTGCGCGTCGCCGCGGAGACGATGCGTTTCACGAGCCGCCGTTTCCAGGCTCGGGCGGACCACCTCGCGGCGCTGGCCGCTTGTGCCTCGCTCAAGGACGCGTTCGAGCTTCAGACCGCGTTCGTGACCAAGAGCATGGCCGAGTACCAAGCGGAGGCCGCCACGCTGTCGCACGAGGTCTCCGAGGCAGCGGCGCTGAAGGCAGCCTGA
- a CDS encoding response regulator transcription factor, which produces MPSDPSNLIYIVDDDAAVLHSTRFLLESEGHEVETFVSGSELLAAFPGPHPDLVLIDHVMARMDGLEVFARLRDLDARVPVVLITGHPDPGIRSRARAAGVPLVEKPLAFDALLGMLAGNRVGTGVNLQP; this is translated from the coding sequence ATGCCGTCAGATCCCTCGAACCTCATCTACATCGTGGACGACGACGCGGCCGTCCTGCACTCGACCCGCTTCCTCCTGGAAAGCGAGGGCCACGAGGTCGAGACCTTCGTCAGCGGCTCCGAACTGCTGGCGGCCTTCCCAGGTCCACACCCGGACCTGGTGTTGATCGATCATGTCATGGCGAGAATGGACGGGCTTGAGGTGTTCGCCCGGTTGCGTGACCTCGATGCCCGCGTGCCCGTGGTACTCATCACCGGGCATCCCGACCCGGGCATCCGGTCGCGAGCCCGAGCGGCCGGCGTGCCTTTGGTCGAGAAGCCGCTCGCGTTCGACGCGCTGCTGGGCATGCTCGCCGGCAACAGGGTCGGCACGGGCGTCAATCTGCAGCCTTGA
- the fixJ gene encoding response regulator FixJ, translated as MATDLVHVVDDDAAMRDSLAFLLGTEGFEVRLYEAGTELLDRLSKPATGCILTDIRMPGIDGLELLRHLRIAGHKLPVIMMTGHGDVPLAVEAMKLGACDFIEKPFGDEALLQALRSALERGGPAAAADPSLREFVRRVGTLSERERQVLDQLVAGGTSKEIGRALDISPRTVEIYRAKLMAKTQAENLQDLVRWSVLAGIA; from the coding sequence ATGGCAACTGACCTCGTGCACGTCGTGGACGACGACGCGGCCATGCGGGACTCGCTCGCGTTTCTGCTCGGTACCGAGGGCTTCGAGGTACGGCTCTACGAGGCCGGAACGGAACTGCTCGACAGGCTGTCGAAGCCGGCCACGGGCTGCATCCTGACCGACATCCGCATGCCCGGCATCGACGGCCTGGAGTTGCTCCGCCACCTGCGGATCGCCGGGCACAAGCTTCCGGTCATCATGATGACCGGGCATGGCGACGTGCCGCTCGCGGTGGAGGCGATGAAGCTCGGCGCCTGCGATTTCATCGAGAAGCCGTTCGGCGACGAGGCCCTCCTTCAGGCGCTCCGCTCCGCTCTGGAACGCGGCGGTCCGGCGGCCGCGGCCGACCCGAGCTTGAGGGAGTTCGTACGCCGTGTCGGCACCCTGAGCGAGCGCGAGCGGCAGGTACTGGACCAACTGGTGGCCGGCGGCACCAGCAAGGAGATCGGGCGTGCGCTCGACATCAGCCCCCGCACCGTCGAGATCTACCGGGCCAAGCTGATGGCCAAGACGCAGGCGGAAAACCTGCAGGACCTGGTGCGCTGGTCGGTACTGGCCGGCATCGCGTGA
- a CDS encoding PAS domain S-box protein, with protein sequence MANRVDRAGTEQVADGASTVEEFRQTLDEVGVCIWSLDLPTGQASVSPTCARLFGVAPERLTTFAASQALVHPDDRPGRAEAIQRALQEGGSYEVDYRVVRPDGHVCWLRSRGRVSLDAEGRPARHRGVVLSIDGQKRAEEDLRAREAHLRSILDTVPEAMVVIDETGLIHSFSAAAERLFGYAADEAVGRNVRILMPEPMRGEHDDYLAHYRRTRERRIIGTNRVVTGQRRDGSTFPMELAIGEMRSGAPVFFTGFINDLTEHRQTQARLQELQSELVHISRLSEMGEMASTLAHELNQPLGAIANYAKGCKRLLAQPDPANVAKALEVLDKAAEQALRAGQIIRRLREFVARGETEMQVEPVARLIEEASALALVGASEQGIVTRIALDPRVGSVRADRVQVQQVLVNLMRNAREAMQQSDRRELTVEARPVGRELVEIAVSDTGPGIADEVADRLFQPFVTTKKSGMGVGLSICRTIVEAHGGRLDVERNGAGGATFRLTLQATHGGDSLDGN encoded by the coding sequence ATGGCGAACCGCGTCGACAGGGCCGGCACGGAACAGGTCGCCGACGGCGCGTCGACAGTCGAGGAGTTCCGGCAGACCCTCGACGAGGTCGGGGTCTGCATCTGGTCGCTCGACCTCCCGACGGGTCAGGCCTCGGTCTCGCCGACCTGTGCGCGCCTCTTCGGTGTCGCGCCCGAGCGACTGACCACCTTCGCAGCCTCTCAGGCGCTGGTGCATCCGGATGACCGCCCAGGCAGAGCGGAAGCCATCCAGAGAGCGTTGCAGGAGGGCGGGAGCTACGAGGTCGACTACCGCGTCGTGCGACCGGACGGGCATGTCTGCTGGCTGCGCTCGCGCGGGCGGGTGAGCCTCGACGCGGAGGGCCGCCCGGCCCGGCATCGCGGCGTGGTGCTGAGCATCGACGGGCAGAAGCGGGCCGAGGAGGATCTCCGTGCCCGCGAGGCGCACCTGCGCTCGATCCTCGATACCGTGCCCGAGGCCATGGTCGTCATCGACGAGACCGGCTTGATCCACTCGTTCAGCGCCGCGGCCGAGCGCCTGTTCGGGTACGCGGCCGACGAGGCGGTCGGGCGGAACGTGCGCATCCTGATGCCGGAGCCGATGCGGGGCGAGCACGACGACTACCTCGCACATTATCGGCGGACCCGGGAGCGGCGCATCATCGGCACCAACAGGGTCGTGACCGGGCAGAGACGGGATGGCTCCACCTTCCCGATGGAACTCGCCATCGGCGAGATGCGCTCCGGCGCGCCGGTCTTCTTCACCGGCTTCATCAACGATCTGACCGAGCACCGCCAGACACAGGCGCGGCTCCAGGAGCTTCAATCCGAGCTGGTCCACATCTCGCGCCTGAGCGAGATGGGCGAGATGGCCTCGACGCTGGCCCACGAGTTGAACCAGCCGCTCGGCGCCATCGCGAACTACGCCAAGGGCTGCAAGCGCCTCCTGGCACAACCGGATCCCGCGAACGTCGCCAAGGCGCTGGAGGTCCTCGACAAGGCCGCCGAGCAGGCCTTGCGGGCGGGACAGATCATCCGGCGCCTGCGCGAGTTCGTCGCCCGTGGCGAGACCGAGATGCAAGTCGAGCCCGTCGCCAGGCTGATCGAGGAGGCCAGCGCGCTGGCCCTGGTCGGGGCGAGTGAGCAGGGCATCGTCACGCGCATCGCTCTGGATCCGCGCGTCGGATCCGTCCGGGCCGACCGGGTGCAGGTACAGCAGGTCCTGGTGAACCTGATGCGCAACGCCCGTGAGGCTATGCAGCAGAGCGACCGACGCGAGTTGACGGTCGAAGCCAGACCCGTCGGGCGGGAGCTCGTCGAGATTGCCGTGTCGGACACGGGTCCCGGCATCGCCGACGAGGTCGCCGACAGGCTGTTCCAGCCGTTCGTCACGACCAAGAAAAGCGGCATGGGCGTCGGTCTCTCGATCTGTCGCACCATCGTCGAGGCGCATGGCGGCCGCCTCGACGTCGAACGCAACGGCGCCGGCGGAGCGACTTTCCGGCTGACGCTGCAGGCGACGCACGGGGGGGATTCGCTCGATGGCAACTGA
- a CDS encoding universal stress protein: MSRHDPSPLAAIRDVLVGTAVEDEHEPASSAIGYALTLAKAAGAHLTVQSASWRLSGDDTWLGEFDYTGDAMIDRRLEALARSVAERSAGDAAQAGIVCTTEAPSLPFPDIVSRLAGRARLHDLTVLDIGSRTYDLDREMIEKALFHSGRPVIVVPPGHDAFAAQRIIVAWDGSAQAARAANDALPFLRAADAVEIVSVGTEAEIQASVPGAEFAPHLARHGVNVSVNDLPRGGGVAETLRAQAGLFRADMIVMGAYRHSPTREYFFGGVTRSFLRGSPAPLFLAH, from the coding sequence ATGTCCAGACACGACCCATCTCCGCTCGCAGCCATCCGCGACGTCCTCGTCGGCACCGCCGTGGAGGACGAACACGAGCCGGCCTCGTCGGCAATCGGTTACGCCCTGACGCTGGCGAAGGCCGCCGGCGCCCACCTCACGGTCCAATCCGCATCCTGGCGCCTCTCGGGCGACGACACCTGGCTCGGCGAGTTCGATTATACGGGCGACGCGATGATCGACCGCCGCCTCGAGGCGCTGGCTCGCTCTGTCGCGGAGCGCTCTGCGGGAGATGCGGCGCAGGCCGGAATTGTCTGCACGACCGAGGCGCCGAGCCTCCCATTTCCGGACATCGTGAGCCGGCTGGCGGGGCGGGCCCGCCTGCACGACCTGACGGTCCTGGACATCGGCTCGCGGACCTACGACCTCGACCGCGAGATGATCGAGAAGGCGCTGTTCCATAGCGGCCGCCCGGTCATCGTCGTTCCGCCGGGACACGATGCCTTCGCCGCGCAACGGATCATCGTCGCCTGGGATGGCAGCGCCCAGGCCGCTCGGGCCGCCAACGATGCCCTGCCGTTCCTGCGCGCGGCCGACGCGGTGGAAATCGTCTCGGTCGGCACCGAGGCGGAGATCCAGGCCTCCGTGCCGGGGGCCGAGTTCGCGCCGCACCTCGCACGGCATGGGGTGAACGTCAGCGTCAACGACCTCCCGAGGGGCGGGGGCGTGGCCGAGACGCTTCGCGCCCAGGCCGGCCTGTTTCGGGCCGACATGATCGTGATGGGCGCCTACCGGCATTCCCCCACACGCGAATACTTTTTCGGCGGGGTGACGCGCTCCTTCCTGAGGGGCAGCCCGGCACCGCTGTTCCTCGCCCATTGA
- a CDS encoding universal stress protein — protein MAYANILIPADLGAAAPDRIRLAADLARRFEATLTGVAAHAVPAPILVRDVYDAIDQEGRNKAQIQAILEQAHASFARFAGDGIRTDWRWCFADAVAHLVEQARAADLVVVSRRGPGDEDPGPLGVTPGRVLMEAGRPVLVVPPRTVSLKASRIVVAWKDGPEARRAVSGALPLLRGSDKVFVATVDTDARHGGAEDVAGHLARHGVHVTVHPLHSADDAGSELMRFALLQDADLIVLGAYGHSRLREWMFGGVTRDLLDRSPLCSLMCH, from the coding sequence ATGGCTTACGCGAACATCCTCATCCCCGCCGACCTCGGCGCGGCCGCCCCGGATCGGATACGGCTCGCCGCCGACTTGGCTCGACGCTTCGAAGCGACCCTGACGGGTGTGGCCGCCCACGCTGTGCCGGCCCCGATCCTGGTGCGGGACGTCTACGATGCCATCGACCAGGAGGGACGCAACAAGGCGCAGATACAAGCCATCCTGGAGCAGGCGCACGCCTCGTTCGCTCGCTTCGCTGGCGACGGAATCCGCACGGACTGGCGCTGGTGCTTCGCCGACGCTGTCGCCCATCTCGTCGAGCAGGCGCGCGCCGCGGACCTTGTGGTCGTGAGCCGTCGCGGACCTGGCGACGAGGATCCCGGGCCGCTCGGGGTGACACCCGGACGCGTCTTGATGGAGGCCGGCAGGCCGGTTCTGGTCGTGCCGCCGAGGACCGTGAGCCTGAAGGCTTCGCGTATCGTGGTCGCCTGGAAGGACGGCCCCGAAGCACGACGGGCTGTATCGGGCGCGCTGCCGCTCCTCCGGGGGTCCGACAAGGTGTTCGTGGCGACGGTCGACACGGACGCGCGGCACGGTGGCGCTGAGGACGTAGCCGGCCATCTCGCCCGGCACGGCGTCCACGTCACCGTGCACCCCTTGCACTCGGCGGACGACGCCGGCTCGGAACTCATGCGCTTCGCCCTGCTGCAGGACGCGGACCTGATCGTCCTGGGCGCCTACGGCCATTCCAGGCTCCGGGAATGGATGTTCGGCGGCGTCACGCGCGACCTCCTGGACCGCTCCCCACTCTGCAGCTTGATGTGCCACTGA
- a CDS encoding heavy metal translocating P-type ATPase, translating to MTTAALHPTETGRSRYGGWMPRLRGWLAVLPLVGLCIGLAAQALGHPEVAALAWTLATLAILVVLASQVVTSLAQGDIGLDLVALLSMGGALALSQPLAGAVIALMYAGGQSLEAYAAGRAGRAMTALIARQPRTALRDEDGALREVPLGALMPGDRILVRVGDVLPVDGRVAAGRAVLDRSSLTGEALPVSFGANEAVLSGTVNAGTPFTLVAERPASESTYAGIVRLVEAARSQKAPMARLADRYGLAVLAVTLLLAGAAWLATGDPLRALAVLVIATPCPLILAVPVALVSGLSRAAGIGVLVKGGGALEMLAKVRVLVVDKTGTLTHGTARLVSTRVVGPFDEDEVLRLAASLDQASGHPVARALVEEARARGVAVSQPAMVTELPGEGVTGSVDGRPILVGGARLMELHDVRFPPADATRHATAAVATVLIAIDGAPAARLEFADPLRTDICNVLADLRACGIGRVVLATGDRRAVAETLVAGLSIDAVAADLDPTGKTDTVAAERRNGPVMMVGDGVNDAPALAAADLGVALSARGAAAAAEAADVVLLVDSLAPLPRAIRIAKRARTIALQSVWVGLGLSLAGMIAAALGYLSPLQGALLQEAIDVAVILNAMRALGGPRDVSEPTGRRAPRNA from the coding sequence ATGACGACGGCGGCGCTGCACCCGACCGAGACGGGGCGCTCGAGATACGGCGGATGGATGCCGCGGCTGAGGGGATGGCTGGCAGTCCTGCCGCTGGTGGGCCTCTGCATAGGCTTGGCGGCACAGGCGCTCGGCCATCCTGAGGTCGCCGCATTGGCATGGACGCTCGCGACCCTCGCGATCCTCGTCGTCCTGGCGTCCCAGGTCGTGACGAGCCTCGCGCAAGGCGACATCGGGCTCGACCTCGTCGCCCTGCTCTCCATGGGCGGCGCGCTCGCCCTGTCGCAGCCGTTGGCCGGCGCCGTCATCGCGTTGATGTACGCCGGCGGCCAATCGCTGGAAGCCTACGCCGCCGGCCGCGCCGGGCGGGCGATGACGGCGCTGATCGCGCGCCAGCCGCGGACCGCCCTGCGCGACGAAGACGGCGCGTTGCGGGAGGTGCCCCTTGGGGCTCTGATGCCGGGAGACCGAATCTTGGTGCGCGTCGGCGACGTCCTGCCGGTGGATGGCCGGGTCGCCGCGGGTCGCGCCGTGCTCGATCGGTCGAGCCTCACCGGCGAGGCGCTACCGGTCAGCTTTGGGGCGAACGAGGCCGTGCTGAGCGGCACGGTGAACGCGGGCACGCCGTTCACCTTGGTCGCGGAGCGGCCCGCGTCCGAGAGCACGTATGCCGGCATCGTCCGGCTCGTCGAGGCGGCGCGATCCCAGAAGGCACCGATGGCGCGCCTAGCCGACCGCTACGGGCTCGCCGTCCTCGCCGTGACGCTCCTCCTGGCTGGAGCCGCCTGGCTCGCGACTGGCGACCCTCTTCGCGCGCTTGCCGTGCTGGTCATCGCGACGCCCTGCCCGCTGATCCTGGCGGTGCCCGTCGCGCTCGTCTCCGGCCTCTCGCGCGCTGCCGGCATCGGGGTCCTCGTCAAGGGTGGCGGGGCTCTGGAGATGCTGGCCAAGGTCCGCGTCCTGGTGGTCGACAAGACCGGCACCCTGACACACGGCACCGCCCGGCTCGTTTCCACACGCGTCGTCGGCCCCTTCGACGAGGACGAGGTCCTGCGTCTCGCGGCGTCCCTTGATCAAGCCTCAGGCCACCCGGTGGCGCGGGCCCTGGTCGAAGAGGCGCGGGCGCGAGGCGTGGCCGTTTCGCAGCCCGCGATGGTCACGGAACTCCCCGGCGAAGGCGTGACCGGCAGCGTGGACGGGCGGCCCATTCTCGTCGGGGGGGCGCGCCTGATGGAGCTTCACGACGTTCGCTTCCCGCCGGCGGACGCGACCCGACACGCAACGGCAGCCGTCGCCACGGTGCTGATCGCCATCGACGGCGCGCCGGCCGCCAGACTGGAATTCGCCGATCCACTGCGGACGGACATCTGTAACGTACTCGCGGACCTGCGTGCGTGCGGCATCGGGCGGGTGGTGCTCGCCACCGGGGACCGGCGCGCCGTCGCGGAGACGCTGGTCGCCGGCCTGTCCATCGACGCGGTCGCCGCCGACCTCGACCCAACGGGCAAGACCGACACCGTGGCCGCAGAGCGCCGGAACGGTCCCGTCATGATGGTGGGAGACGGGGTCAACGACGCGCCAGCCCTGGCGGCCGCCGACCTCGGCGTGGCATTGAGCGCGCGCGGCGCGGCGGCGGCGGCCGAGGCGGCGGACGTCGTCCTGCTCGTCGACAGCCTGGCACCGCTGCCCCGGGCCATTCGCATCGCCAAGCGCGCCCGCACCATCGCGCTCCAGAGCGTGTGGGTCGGCCTCGGGCTGTCGCTCGCCGGCATGATCGCTGCAGCGCTGGGCTACCTCTCACCCCTTCAAGGGGCGTTGCTCCAAGAAGCCATCGACGTCGCCGTGATCCTCAACGCCATGCGCGCGCTCGGCGGCCCCCGTGACGTCAGCGAGCCAACCGGGCGGCGAGCCCCGCGGAACGCGTGA
- a CDS encoding TAXI family TRAP transporter solute-binding subunit translates to MMPDATPIDLHPERNNPERHTLRQPRRSLRGSLLVVVGVLLLTGAGFAVAHFGSPHANLRVTIGPQGGAAQRFMAAFVSVSAVQHPRVHLELVQVPDLAASAKALEDGRTDLAIVRSDAAAPANAQTIVILRRDVVALVLPPRSKITSAAGLVGKTVGIVAGPVQDNNGQALDTILSFFDIPTKDVSRVFLSVAELARAVQEKKVQAVLAVGPVAPGEVVDVVAAIARATRGTPSILAIDDAEAIGKRFPGFEAIDVPAGAFRARPATPSDTVSTLAVTYRFAASELMPNVVAAAIARSILTTKAKLTTATPLANQIEAPDPDDKTPILPVHPGVAAYLSGGDQSFLDQFQQYFYVIGIVTSVMGSMFAVVSSYWSRRRCDADWQPIRRLVEIADEAPEAELFALEALARETRAIAASVLGRQFGAESAERLSAFSTALSHARHALDARRATFGLEGEHRTETKRQTPLVAAQ, encoded by the coding sequence ATGATGCCGGACGCCACGCCCATCGATCTTCATCCGGAACGGAATAATCCTGAGCGGCACACACTCCGCCAGCCGCGTCGCAGCTTAAGGGGCAGCCTTCTTGTCGTCGTAGGAGTGTTACTCCTGACCGGCGCGGGGTTCGCCGTGGCTCACTTCGGGTCACCGCATGCCAACCTGCGCGTAACCATTGGTCCACAGGGCGGCGCTGCTCAACGGTTCATGGCAGCCTTCGTTTCTGTTTCGGCAGTCCAGCATCCCCGCGTTCACTTGGAACTCGTGCAGGTTCCCGACCTCGCCGCGAGTGCCAAGGCTCTGGAGGACGGCCGAACGGATCTGGCGATCGTGCGCAGCGATGCGGCGGCACCGGCGAACGCCCAGACCATCGTGATCCTGCGCCGGGATGTCGTGGCTCTCGTTCTGCCGCCCCGTAGCAAAATCACTTCCGCCGCCGGTCTGGTGGGCAAGACGGTCGGGATCGTGGCCGGCCCAGTCCAGGACAACAATGGTCAAGCACTCGACACAATCCTGAGCTTCTTCGACATCCCCACAAAGGACGTGAGCCGGGTCTTCCTGTCCGTGGCGGAACTCGCACGGGCTGTTCAGGAGAAAAAGGTCCAGGCCGTGCTCGCGGTAGGCCCGGTGGCGCCCGGTGAGGTGGTCGATGTCGTGGCCGCCATTGCGCGCGCGACCCGGGGTACGCCCAGCATCCTGGCGATCGACGACGCGGAGGCTATCGGCAAACGCTTCCCCGGCTTCGAGGCGATCGACGTTCCCGCTGGCGCCTTCCGTGCTCGGCCGGCCACGCCAAGCGATACGGTTTCGACACTCGCCGTCACCTATCGTTTTGCGGCGTCAGAGCTGATGCCCAACGTCGTGGCGGCCGCAATCGCACGCTCGATCTTGACCACGAAGGCCAAGCTCACGACCGCAACACCGCTTGCCAACCAGATCGAAGCCCCCGATCCCGACGACAAGACCCCCATCCTTCCGGTCCACCCCGGCGTAGCCGCCTACCTCAGCGGCGGTGATCAGAGCTTCCTCGATCAATTCCAGCAATACTTCTATGTCATCGGCATCGTCACCAGCGTCATGGGCTCGATGTTCGCGGTGGTTTCGAGCTACTGGAGCAGGCGGAGGTGCGACGCAGACTGGCAACCGATTCGGCGGCTCGTCGAGATTGCTGATGAGGCCCCAGAAGCCGAGCTATTCGCGCTGGAGGCACTCGCGCGCGAGACCCGGGCGATCGCCGCGTCCGTGCTCGGCAGGCAGTTCGGGGCCGAGAGCGCCGAGCGGTTGTCGGCGTTCTCAACGGCGCTTTCCCACGCGAGGCACGCCTTGGATGCCCGAAGGGCCACCTTCGGTTTAGAAGGAGAACACAGGACCGAGACGAAACGTCAAACGCCTCTGGTTGCAGCTCAGTAA
- a CDS encoding DUF1254 domain-containing protein, which yields MDVTRRIFTAGVATIPYVGHGVPVARAQSTVQDVPLIGNRAVADPLELATDAYIYGYPLVTMEMTRRVMTNVAAPEGKSAPMGQFANMREYPDAKFRAVTAPNADTLYSSAFVDVGTEPHLLSIPEEDGRYYLMPMLSAWTNVFAVPGKRTTGTGPQTYFIAGPGWSGSVPPGAKLIQAPTNLIWIIGRTYCTGTPEDYRAVHALQDQYRLIPASAAGKPFTPIPGRVDPSVDTKIAVREQVNRLDATVYFNLLATLMKDNPPALADGVPVAKMASLGIVPGQPFEPRNLPPATRDAIEQAPRQASARIMEHMKATGSYVNGWTFTTNGGDYGKDYLQRAFITAVGLGCNLPQDAVYPLTKVDAAGRQLTGTSRYVMRFPAGELPPVNGFWSLTMYDADYFFVQNPINRYSVSPRDSLKTNPDGSVDLLIQHESPGAQREANWLPAPAGPFLLMLRTYWPKDVLLNGSWAPPPVIRSSSATL from the coding sequence ATGGATGTCACCAGGCGGATCTTCACCGCGGGCGTCGCCACAATCCCGTATGTCGGGCACGGCGTGCCCGTGGCCCGGGCGCAGAGCACGGTGCAGGATGTGCCGCTCATCGGCAACCGTGCGGTCGCCGATCCGCTGGAGCTGGCGACGGACGCCTACATCTACGGCTACCCGCTGGTCACAATGGAGATGACCCGGCGTGTGATGACCAACGTAGCCGCGCCCGAAGGCAAGAGTGCTCCGATGGGCCAGTTCGCCAACATGCGCGAATACCCGGATGCGAAGTTCCGGGCCGTGACTGCACCGAACGCGGACACGCTCTACTCCAGCGCCTTCGTCGATGTCGGGACGGAACCCCACCTTCTCAGCATTCCGGAGGAGGACGGTCGCTACTATCTCATGCCGATGCTGAGCGCGTGGACGAACGTCTTCGCCGTGCCGGGCAAGCGTACGACCGGAACCGGGCCACAAACCTATTTCATCGCCGGACCGGGCTGGAGCGGCAGCGTGCCGCCCGGCGCCAAGCTGATCCAGGCACCGACCAATCTGATCTGGATCATCGGCCGGACCTACTGCACGGGCACGCCCGAGGATTACAGGGCCGTGCACGCCCTTCAAGATCAGTACCGGCTCATCCCGGCAAGCGCAGCTGGCAAGCCTTTCACACCGATCCCGGGTCGGGTCGATCCGAGCGTCGACACGAAGATTGCGGTGCGCGAGCAGGTCAACCGCCTGGATGCGACGGTCTACTTCAACCTGCTGGCCACTCTGATGAAGGACAACCCGCCGGCGCTAGCGGACGGGGTTCCGGTCGCCAAGATGGCCTCGCTCGGCATCGTTCCAGGCCAGCCCTTCGAACCGCGCAATCTACCGCCCGCAACCCGTGACGCGATCGAACAGGCACCGCGGCAGGCAAGCGCCCGAATCATGGAGCACATGAAGGCCACAGGCAGTTACGTGAACGGCTGGACCTTCACGACCAACGGCGGCGACTACGGCAAAGACTACCTGCAGCGCGCCTTCATCACGGCGGTCGGGCTCGGCTGCAACCTGCCACAGGATGCCGTCTACCCGCTGACCAAGGTCGACGCGGCGGGCCGCCAGCTGACCGGCACATCCAGATACGTGATGCGCTTCCCCGCCGGGGAACTGCCGCCCGTCAACGGGTTCTGGTCGCTGACGATGTACGACGCAGACTACTTCTTCGTCCAGAATCCGATCAACCGCTACTCGGTCAGCCCGCGCGACAGCCTCAAGACCAACCCGGACGGCTCGGTCGATCTCCTCATCCAGCACGAGAGCCCCGGAGCACAACGCGAGGCGAATTGGCTTCCAGCCCCTGCCGGCCCCTTCCTCCTGATGCTGCGCACTTACTGGCCGAAGGACGTCCTGCTGAACGGCTCCTGGGCACCGCCGCCGGTCATCCGGAGCTCCAGCGCTACGCTCTGA
- a CDS encoding LssY C-terminal domain-containing protein, translating to MRRLKLLGQRTLVALLGLATVWLILVLFYDVADRRLPLVLALASTYAAAAYLILPRAIRLGAYILKKGRVPSYTLTGDGLPGDPVNLVLIGALEELHRAFALAGWSRADPLDLGSSWRMVCAFVLNRPYPSAPFSTLYLFNRGQDIGFQRAIDDSPRKRHHVRFWGLSMERAQETLDTAAFWLASGRPADTERALWVGAATKDIGLSLTRLSLQVTHATDVDTNAERAFVVQELTEHGGIGPVRFHRPGERLTLGTVSRYVSDGLVAVADLTPGSGNLLRFDGPASSTIAAKSN from the coding sequence GTGAGACGCCTGAAGCTGCTTGGACAACGCACGCTGGTCGCGCTCCTCGGCTTGGCCACGGTCTGGCTGATTCTGGTTCTGTTCTACGACGTCGCCGACCGTCGCTTGCCGCTCGTCTTGGCGCTTGCGTCCACGTACGCCGCCGCTGCCTACCTGATCCTGCCACGCGCGATCAGGCTCGGCGCGTACATCCTTAAGAAGGGACGCGTCCCGTCCTACACACTGACCGGCGATGGCCTCCCCGGCGATCCCGTGAACCTGGTCCTGATCGGCGCCCTTGAAGAGTTGCACCGCGCCTTTGCCCTCGCGGGCTGGTCTAGGGCGGATCCGCTGGACCTCGGCAGTTCGTGGAGGATGGTGTGCGCCTTCGTTCTGAACCGGCCTTATCCGAGCGCCCCCTTCAGCACACTGTATCTGTTCAACCGAGGTCAGGACATCGGCTTCCAGCGCGCCATCGACGACAGTCCGCGCAAGCGCCACCACGTCCGCTTCTGGGGTCTCTCGATGGAGCGCGCCCAGGAGACGCTCGACACGGCGGCCTTCTGGCTTGCGTCAGGCCGACCAGCAGATACTGAGCGCGCCCTATGGGTCGGCGCTGCGACCAAGGACATCGGTCTGTCCCTGACGCGCCTCAGTTTGCAGGTCACCCACGCGACCGACGTCGACACCAACGCCGAGCGCGCGTTCGTCGTCCAGGAACTGACGGAGCACGGCGGTATCGGGCCCGTGCGCTTTCATCGGCCCGGCGAGCGGCTGACGCTCGGCACGGTGAGTCGCTACGTCAGCGACGGTCTTGTGGCCGTCGCCGACCTGACACCCGGATCCGGCAATCTGCTTCGTTTTGACGGGCCGGCTTCGAGCACCATTGCCGCAAAGTCGAACTGA